One segment of Coffea arabica cultivar ET-39 chromosome 7c, Coffea Arabica ET-39 HiFi, whole genome shotgun sequence DNA contains the following:
- the LOC113698930 gene encoding DNA repair protein UVH3 isoform X5 codes for MISTTLRVAFRREIDEVQKSAAGRGVGGVQTSRIASEANREFIFSTNFSGNKQVLTSTGEGSKKSEQSQTAPVNPSTSAVNDVASKTKHTAVAGSTVDEPQRNFENDVETYLDERGRVRVSRVRAMGIRMTRDLQRNLDLMKEIDGESVCMTKSAIEESTNCSSVVDIPDNFSKRIPNLATCYQDSNGMTCVDENNEESILNAGTSMEISFDDNGQHELGGEDDDLFAHLVAGDPVMEFSINDSLSKKQSLDSTSEPEWEDGDIEVEAGTSNNKLKCKPLLPDGMRDENDLGCEDGSLGIQEEASFSGEYLDIVSKGALEEEADLKEAIRRSLQDLDDQRLVDTPDEDEKCGATAAVVSLSRNSGFIHKEVDGKMSQPPSTFNNQQHESPCHVQENTRSPASNIVETNSSLDGHLTAYLEVNYGTKDLLPEKACGSYPFVDPLMQDVSGNNTSHQEVCGTPVQEKDVSPFEAQLASGTGDGIVADGLHNGSEAEAVVDGHLNRTTEIKGASLKDLMIDTAQQCREGEVHECGEEHLGKDGSSYGRKEEARLEEEVLLLGEEQRELGDKQKKLERNAESVSSEMFAECQELLQMFGLPFIIAPMEAEAQCAFMELVNLVDGVVTDDSDAFLFGARNVCKNIFDDRKYVETYFMKDIENELGLNREKLIHMALLLGSDYTEGVSGIGIVNAIEVVNAFPEEDGLHRFREWIESPDPSILGKFDLQAGSSSKQIQSQVGETDMNCSDAKLSGVAARDADVSGSVDDTQKLKQIFMNKHRNVSKNWHIPSSFPSDAVISAYSSPQVDKSTEPFSWGKPDHFVLRKLCWEKFGWSTQKADELLLPVLKEYNKRETQLRLEAFYTFNERFANIRSKRIKKAVRGITGKKSLDLMDESVQDGLRSKKKRRNNQDVAAGDKLEEASSGQEYADVGNEAKTTEKVNETELRNIGSLGRPLHPGGGSRNRLPSEENFQGRSRGVTVRKRGKARGRGGASDHPINKGGIKSHSSEYSSSSPDDEIYSDSAQDVQVNFGEQNQVRRSRRPRKEVNYSEFNLKSDDPDSGDESSREGSGARKVSSADMLEDLTAAVPSKINESENLDQELSWEFLEKGDGYGVGKAKEDMGTDQLNSSPSNDIVSDTELSKEYLSVGGGFCLDEDTTDGDLQGSSKCPGKVTTFESDPSKCSGLGEDEISKSPTRAVNPVQAGRLGNLDTSYTTTTKNPDESANRDRSEVASIQEIISDDDYDKDSSRYFRAMPNLRRKRRKT; via the exons ATGATCTCAACCACCTTAAGAG TTGCTTTCCGGCGTGAGATAGATGAAGTGCAGAAATCTGCTGCAGGAAGGGGAGTAGGTGGGGTACAGACTTCAAGAATTGCTTCTGAAgcaaatcgagaatttattttCTCAACAAATTTCAGTGGGAACAAACA GGTCCTTACATCTACTGGAGAAGGGAGCAAGAAAAGTGAACAAAGTCAAACAGCACCAGTGAACCCTTCCACAAGTGCTGTCAATGATGTTGCATCAAAAACAAAACACACTGCTGTGGCTGGATCTACTGTTGATGAACCTCAAAGGAATTTTGAGAATGATGTCGAGACATATCTGGATGAGAGGGGTCGGGTTCGAGTGAGTAGAGTTAGAGCTATGGGTATTCGTATGACTCGAGATTTGCAAAGAAATTTGGATTTGATGAAAGAGATTGATGGAGAGAGTGTGTGCATGACTAAAAGTGCAATAGAAGAATCTACCAATTGTAGCAGTGTAGTTGATATACCAGACAATTTTTCTAAGCGGATCCCAAATTTAGCAACCTGTTATCAGGATTCAAATGGAATGACTTGTGTTGATGAGAACAATGAAGAAAGCATATTGAATGCTGGAACTTCCATGGAGATATCTTTTGACGATAATGGTCAGCATGAACTGGGTGGTGAGGATGATGATCTATTTGCTCATTTAGTTGCAGGAGATCCAGTAATGGAATTTTCTATTAATGATTCTCTCTCAAAGAAACAATCTTTGGATTCTACTTCAGAACCTGAGTGGGAGGATGGAGATATTGAAGTTGAAGCTGGTACTTCAAACAATAAACTGAAATGTAAGCCACTCCTGCCAGATGGTATGCGTGATGAGAATGATTTGGGATGTGAGGATGGTTCTCTTGGTATCCAAGAAGAGGCCTCCTTTTCTGGTGAATACTTGGACATTGTTTCTAAAGGTGCTTTGGAAGAAGAAGCTGATCTAAAGGAAGCAATAAGGAGGAGTCTTCAGGACCTGGATGATCAAAGGCTTGTTGATACACCTGATGAGGATGAAAAGTGTGGAGCAACGGCAGCAGTGGTTAGTTTGAGCAGGAATTCTGGGTTTATTCATAAAGAAGTGGATGGAAAAATGTCACAACCTCCCTCCACATTTAATAATCAACAGCATGAGTCCCCTTGTCATGTTCAAGAGAACACCAGAAGTCCTGCTAGTAACATTGTGGAGACCAATAGTTCTTTGGACGGCCACTTGACTGCATATTTAGAAGTTAATTATGGTACGAAGGATCTTTTGCCTGAAAAAGCATGTGGAAGCTACCCATTCGTAGACCCACTAATGCAAGATGTGAGTGGAAATAATACTTCGCACCAAGAAGTATGTGGCACCCCTGTACAAGAAAAGGATGTTTCGCCATTTGAAGCGCAGCTTGCTTCTGGCACTGGGGATGGAATTGTTGCAG ATGGTTTACATAATGGGTCTGAGGCTGAGGCAGTAGTAGATGGCCATTTGAATAGGACAACTGAAATAAAAGGAGCCTCTTTGAAAGATTTAATGATTGACACTGCTCAACAATGCAGAGAGGGAGAAGTTCATGAATGTGGAGAAGAACATTTGGGTAAAGATGGTTCATCATATGGCAGAAAGGAAGAAGCTAGATTGGAGGAGGAAGTGCTACTTTTAGGTGAGGAGCAGAGAGAACTTGGAGATAAGCAGAAAAAGCTTGAGCGAAATGCTGAATCAGTAAGCAGTGAAATGTTTGCTGAATGCCAG GAGTTACTTCAAATGTTTGGCTTACCTTTTATTATTGCACCCATGGAAGCTGAAGCTCAATGTGCATTCATGGAACTTGTAAACCTTGTTGATGGTGTAGTTACTGATGATTCCGATGCATTCTTGTTTGGCGCACGAAATGTCTGCAAGAACATTTTTGATGATCGCAAGTATGTTGAGACATATTTTATGAAG GACATAGAGAATGAGCTTGGCTTAAATCGGGAAAAGTTAATTCATATGGCACTGCTGCTTGGAAGTGACTACACTGAAGGTGTAAG TGGAATTGGCATTGTAAATGCTATCGAGGTTGTAAATGCTTTCCCTGAAGAGGATGGCCTCCATAGATTTCGTGAGTGGATTGAATCACCAGATCCATCCATTTTGGGAAAGTTTGATTTGCAAGCAGGGAGTAGCTCAAAGCAGATACAATCACAAGTTGGTGAGACTGATATGAATTGCTCAGATGCCAAGTTAAGTGGAGTTGCTGCACGTGATGCAGATGTTTCTGGGTCTGTTGATGACACCCAAAAGTTGAAGCAGATTTTTATGAATAAGCAT AGAAATGTGAGCAAAAACTGGCACATTCCTTCTTCTTTCCCGAGTGATGCTGTTATTTCAGCATATTCATCTCCACAAGTAGATAAGTCAACCGAGCCTTTCTCGTGGGGGAAGCCAGATCATTTTGTTCTCCGCAA ATTGTGTTGGGAGAAATTTGGATGGAGCACCCAAAAGGCAGATGAACTATTGCTTCCTGTATTGAAGGAGTACAATAAACGTGAG ACTCAACTGCGGTTGGAAGCATTTTACACATTCAATGAAAGATTTGCAAATATTCGGAGTAAGAGGATCAAAAAAGCTGTCAGAGGTATAACAGGGAAGAAATCCTTGGACTTGATGGATGAGTCTGTGCAAGATGGCCTGAgaagtaaaaagaaaagaagaaacaaccAAGATGTTGCGGCTGGGGACAAACTAGAAGAAGCTTCCAGTGGACAAGAATATGCAGATGTTGGGAATGAGGCCAAGACTACagaaaaagtaaatgaaacgGAGTTGAGAAATATAGGATCCCTGGGACGACCTTTACACCCTGGTGGTGGGAGTAGGAACAGATTACCCAGTGAGGAAAACTTTCAAGGTCGAAGTAGAGGAGTTACTGTTAGGAAAAGAGGTAAAGCTAGAGGTAGAGGTGGAGCAAGTGATCATCCTATTAACAAAGGAGGAATTAAATCTCATTCTTCAGAATATTCTTCATCTAGCCCTGATGATGAAATCTATAGCGACAGTGCGCAAGATGTCCAAGTTAATTTTGGAGAGCAAAACCAAGTACGAAGA TCGAGAAGGCCTCGGAAGGAAGTGAACTACTCTGAGTTTAACTTGAAATCTGATGATCCCGATTCGGGTGATGAAAGCTCCAGGGAGGGTAGTGGAGCAAGGAAAGTGTCGTCTGCAGACATGCTCGAGGATCTTACAGCAGCTGTTCCAAGCAAAATTAACGAGAGTGAAAATCTTGATCAAGAACTGTCCTGGGAATTTCTCGAAAAGGGTGATGGATATGGTGTTGGCAAAGCTAAAGAAGATATGGGGACAGATCAACTAAACTCCAGTCCTTCCAATGATATCGTTTCCGATACCGAGTTATCCAAAGAATACCTGTCAGTGGGAGGTGGATTTTGCTTGGACGAAGATACTACTGATGGGGACTTGCAGGGGTCATCTAAGTGCCCGGGGAAAGTGACGACATTTGAATCTGATCCATCCAAGTGCTCGGGATTGGGGGAAGATGAGATCAGTAAGAGCCCCACCAGAGCAGTGAACCCTGTTCAGGCGGGGAGACTGGGGAACCTGGATACTTCGTATACCACCACCACCAAGAATCCAGATGAGAGTGCAAATAGGGATAGGTCGGAGGTAGCAAGCATTCAGGAAATTATCAGCGACGATGATTATGATAAGGATTCTTCAAGATATTTCCGTGCAATGCCAAATTTaaggagaaaaagaaggaaaacttgA